In a genomic window of Roseiflexus castenholzii DSM 13941:
- a CDS encoding Uma2 family endonuclease — protein sequence MTDAPSATDIGHLLDMLVREQRIKLEITGGVPTWRLLPSVRHQKVIDRIRASITPVSEVSGGCGCYHLSDVSLVFPDGSYRRPDIAIFCIEPPDIDESWECVPEAVIEIVSPGYSEKDLSINPTWYIDQGVRDVLVVEPRERWVQHFSAGRPPATHPWHYTAELHCGCRVTI from the coding sequence ATGACAGACGCGCCCTCAGCAACCGATATCGGTCATCTGCTCGACATGCTGGTGCGTGAACAGCGCATCAAGCTCGAAATCACCGGCGGTGTACCGACCTGGCGCCTGCTGCCGAGTGTGCGCCATCAAAAGGTCATTGATCGCATCCGTGCAAGTATTACGCCGGTTTCGGAGGTATCCGGCGGATGTGGCTGTTACCACCTGTCGGACGTGTCGCTCGTTTTTCCCGATGGATCGTACCGGCGTCCCGACATTGCCATCTTCTGTATCGAACCGCCCGACATCGACGAGTCGTGGGAATGCGTTCCAGAAGCAGTCATTGAGATTGTCAGTCCAGGCTATTCTGAGAAGGACCTGAGCATCAACCCGACCTGGTACATAGATCAGGGCGTCAGAGATGTGCTGGTTGTCGAACCACGCGAACGCTGGGTGCAACATTTCAGCGCCGGTCGCCCGCCTGCCACGCACCCATGGCACTATACCGCCGAATTGCACTGCGGTTGCCGGGTAACGATCTGA
- a CDS encoding class I SAM-dependent methyltransferase → MASHTARSASIHAVRRYYEQNTRLFRALGLGNRAHAVHRAVWDEATATFDAALQRVNALALAEVRTLLAEQSVSVLRLLDLGCGLGGTLAYCARALPEARLAGVTLSMTQAQIAQRTLPRARAVVITGDFHHLPFTANFHVALAIESLAHSHDLNRAFEQASAALLPGGRLIVCDDVVVRAPSNAAEERWLTTFRAGWCVPGVQLLDETIAAARRAGFVLRSARDLTGALRLHRLPPFLAGAARDLMRLAGRASLFFHSVSGSLALQECLARGIVAYHLMVFEKRRR, encoded by the coding sequence ATGGCGTCGCACACTGCTCGTAGTGCGTCAATCCATGCCGTTCGGCGCTACTACGAACAGAACACCCGCCTGTTTCGCGCGTTGGGGTTGGGGAATCGGGCGCATGCCGTGCATCGCGCCGTCTGGGATGAAGCGACGGCGACGTTCGATGCCGCGTTGCAGCGGGTCAACGCGCTGGCGCTGGCGGAGGTTCGGACGCTCCTCGCAGAACAGAGCGTTTCAGTGTTGCGCCTGCTCGATCTGGGGTGCGGTCTGGGAGGTACGCTGGCATACTGCGCGCGCGCGCTGCCGGAGGCGCGGCTGGCTGGTGTGACCCTGAGTATGACGCAGGCGCAGATTGCACAACGGACTCTGCCGCGCGCGCGCGCAGTGGTGATCACCGGAGATTTCCACCATCTTCCGTTCACTGCCAACTTCCATGTTGCGCTGGCAATCGAATCTCTTGCTCATTCTCACGATCTCAATCGCGCCTTTGAGCAGGCATCGGCAGCCTTGCTTCCAGGCGGACGCCTGATCGTCTGCGATGATGTCGTGGTGCGCGCGCCGTCGAACGCAGCCGAAGAACGCTGGCTGACAACGTTTCGCGCGGGATGGTGTGTTCCCGGCGTACAACTGCTCGATGAGACGATTGCTGCGGCGCGCCGCGCCGGGTTCGTTCTTCGGAGCGCCCGCGATCTGACCGGCGCCCTGCGGTTGCATCGCCTGCCGCCGTTCCTGGCAGGCGCGGCGCGCGATCTGATGCGCCTGGCGGGGCGGGCATCTCTCTTCTTTCACAGCGTCTCCGGCAGCCTGGCGCTCCAGGAGTGCCTGGCGCGCGGTATCGTCGCATATCACCTGATGGTCTTCGAGAAGCGAAGACGATAA
- a CDS encoding serine hydrolase domain-containing protein — protein sequence MIPETHPVDNLLRPFDGHVPGISALLLVDGSAQYARALGKANLEQNTAISIATNFRLASVSKQFTAAAVLRLAERGALSLDEPIVRFFESAPAFWRQITVHHLLTHTSGLVDYEELIDPNTATQLHDCDVFALVRRVDTGYAAPGAAFRYSNTGYCLLALIVERVAAQPFAAFLREQVFLPAGMRFTVAYEGESSAIPRRAFGYSFRGGTFVRTDQNLTSATLGDGGIYSSTIDLERWDAALSNDTLLPEPWRAAMFTPHIAMPSGESYGYGWFLTSIAGRRAAYHTGETIGFRTAIVRLLDRRCTAVVLANRSEAAPLPLARTLIETALEKDMVSWE from the coding sequence ATGATACCAGAGACACATCCTGTCGACAACCTGTTGCGCCCGTTCGATGGTCATGTTCCGGGCATCAGCGCACTCCTGCTCGTCGATGGCAGTGCGCAGTATGCCAGGGCGCTCGGCAAGGCGAACCTGGAACAGAACACGGCGATCAGTATTGCCACAAACTTTCGCCTGGCATCGGTGAGCAAGCAATTCACCGCTGCTGCCGTGTTGCGACTGGCAGAGCGCGGCGCGCTTTCTCTCGATGAACCGATTGTCCGCTTTTTTGAGTCGGCGCCTGCCTTCTGGCGACAGATAACGGTTCATCACCTGCTGACCCACACGTCGGGACTGGTGGACTACGAAGAATTGATTGATCCCAATACCGCCACGCAACTTCACGATTGCGACGTGTTTGCCCTGGTGCGGCGCGTCGATACGGGATACGCTGCGCCAGGGGCGGCTTTTCGCTATAGCAATACCGGCTACTGCCTGCTGGCGCTGATCGTCGAGCGTGTCGCCGCTCAACCGTTCGCTGCGTTTCTGCGTGAGCAGGTGTTTCTGCCAGCCGGCATGCGCTTCACGGTCGCGTATGAGGGCGAGAGCAGCGCCATTCCGCGCCGCGCGTTCGGGTATTCATTCCGTGGCGGAACTTTTGTTCGCACCGACCAGAACCTGACAAGCGCTACGCTGGGGGATGGAGGCATCTACAGTTCAACGATCGACCTCGAACGCTGGGATGCAGCGCTCTCGAACGATACGCTGCTCCCTGAGCCATGGCGCGCTGCGATGTTTACCCCGCACATCGCCATGCCATCTGGCGAGTCGTATGGCTACGGATGGTTTCTGACCAGCATTGCCGGGCGCCGCGCCGCATACCATACCGGCGAAACCATCGGTTTCCGCACCGCCATCGTGCGCCTGCTGGATCGCCGGTGTACGGCGGTCGTCCTGGCGAACCGCAGCGAAGCAGCGCCGTTGCCGCTTGCGCGAACGCTAATAGAGACGGCTCTGGAGAAAGATATGGTATCATGGGAATGA